The DNA segment GCAAGGTCTTGGGCTCGATGCGATAAAGCCGTACCACATAGGGCATCTTGAAGCGTGGATGGGTGACGCGCTGCAGGAAGGATGCTTTGTGAAACTCCAGGCGGTACACCCGATGCAGGCTGTTTTCCGCATCGACGAAAGTGGGCGTTGCCAGGGCCCAGCTCGCCAGGAACAACGCGTTCAGGCCGAGGCACCAGACGATGCAGGGCACTTTCTTGGGGTTGTATAGCTTCATTACCGCTCCATGCGATGTGGCGCCGTGGGAAGCGAGCATCAGGGCTTGGCGTTGGGGCAACCTGGCATATCGCCTGCCGCTGTGCACTCCGACGGGATGTTTTCGAGAACGACTCCCGGGCCCACATAGACTTTGTTGGCTTGCACAGGCGGGTCGAGTTGCCAGTCGATTTCGCTGCCATCCATGAGATCGACCACCTTGCTTTCACCCAGGAGCTCCTTGGGATCAACCCGGTACAGGCGGACGATGGCAGGGGCTTCCTGGTCGCGATGCACGATGCGCTGCCATGGCGATGCACGGTGAATTTCCAATCGATAGACGGAATGGGGGCTGTTGTGGGTCATGAAAAGCGTTGGCGTGGTCGCATACCAGCCCAATACCACGCAGGCATTCAACGCCAGGCACCAGACGAGACAAGGCACATTCTTGAGGTTGGGCAGTTTCATCACCACTGCACTGGGATCAGGAGTGGGTAGCTCACGTGGTGCGTACCTGGGCGCAATATTCAGTGCTTGGTATCAGGGCAGCCCGGTATCTGCGCCTCTTTCGTGCATTCCGGTGGAATGTTCTCGAAGGTGACATCCTGGCCTACGTGTACCCGGTTCAGTTCTACGGGCGGATCCAAGTACCACTGGATTTCGCCGTTCAGCCAGAGATCGACCACTTCACTCTGGCCCAGCAAGGTCTTGGGCTCGATGCGATACAACCGCACCACATAGGGCATCTTGAAGCTCGGGTGCGTGATGCGCTGCAGGAAAGAGGCTTTGTGGAACTCCAGGCGGTACACCCGGTGCGGGCTGTTTTCGGCATCTGCGAAGGTGGGCGTTGCCAGAGCCCATACCGCCAGGAACAACGCGTTCAGGCCCAGACACCAGACGATGCAGGGCACTTTCTTGAGATTGGAAAGTTTCATTGCCGGTGCGTGCGATGTCGTGCCGTCGGGAGAGATCTTCAGGGCCTGGTGTTGGGGCAACCTGGTATCTGTGCCGCTTCCGTGCATTCCGACTGGATGTTTTTGAAGATGACATCCCTGCCCACATAGACTTTGTTGGCTTGTACGGGTGGATCGAGTTGCCAATCGATATCGATCCCGCTCCGAAGATCGACCACTTGGCTTTCGCCCAGCAGCTCCTTGGGATCGACCCGGTGCAGCCGGACAATGAAAGGAGCCTTCTGGTCGTAATGCAAGATGCGCTGCCACAGAGATGCGTGATAGAGCTCCAGCCGATAGACGTAGTGGGGGCTGTTGTAGCTGTTGAAGAGCGTCGGCGTGGTCGCATACCAGCCCAGTACCACGCAAACATTCAACGCGAGACACCAGACGATGCAGGGCACGTTCTTGAGATCGGACAGCTTCATTACCACTCCAGCTTGATCGGAAAAGGAAGGCGAACACGATGCACGTCTGAGACGATCATGAAATCTCCACCTCGCCCGTGCAGGGCGCGCCATTGTCTGAAATGCCGGTTCTGCACCAAGTAGCTCTGGAGGCTTGCGTCGTCGGCATCGGCATACATCCATCGCTCGTTGAGGGGGACGTCCATCGCGGACCGGGGGGCGCGGCCCACACCATGCGGCCCCCAGAAGCCCAGCGGCTGAGATATGAAGGAATCGTCATTGAAGTCATAGGAATCGCGCAGGTAGAAGGCCAACTCATCGACCGCGATGGCAGCCTTGCCATGCCCATTAGGTGTCACCATGCCTGAGACGGCGATCTTGAGCGTGGCCTCGCCAATGGCGCCGTAGAAATCATCCATGGGGTCGCCGAACCGGCCTACGTCCAGGAAATTCACCTGGCAGGTGCTGTCCAAGACTTTGGCCGGTGGGTTCAAGTCTCCGAAACGCCATGGCTGGATTTGTCCGACTGCTTGTTGTGCAACCTTCCGTTGCAACTGTTCTATCCCGGCATGGCTGCTCCATTGCGCTTGCAATCTCGACACTGCAGTCTGCACACGGGTGAAGCCCAGCGCCCACTGCATGGTGACCGTGTTTTCTTCCAGCTGCGAAGCGGGTGTAGCCGCTGAGGAGGGGCACTGAGTTTGATCGGCAGCGTGATCTCAAACGCCGCGCCCCTGAACCACCGCTCCATCAACGCTGCCGCCACCGGCCACCCCAGGCGCGAGCGCATCACGCCCGGAATGTCATCCAGCCGGAACCGCCGTACCTTCGGCGGCAGCTTGTCTTCCAATTGCGCACGCAGGCGCTCCGTATCGACATGGACGATGCCGTTCATGTGTCCCTTCCCTCTGCTGTTTTTCTTGGGGCCGGATTCTGGAGGCAAACATCTGCGGGTGCCACAAAAGTGGGGTTGCGGTATGGTTACGAAGCGCAACTGCCGCGCTGACGAACCTCCCCGCCTGCAGGGACGGGGCGGTGCCTCACTGGGGTCCGAAGTCCCGTGCGTGCAGCGAAGGTCCGTCACTGCTGGACGGCCGCCTAACCAGATTTTTTTACCGTACGCGTAAAAACGGGGTTGCAAATCGCCGCGAATACGGCAATAGTTTTCACAAAGGGCTACAAGGCCCGTCATAAGAAAACTCTTGGGAGGGGTCCCGATGAACCAGTTCAAGGCATGGGCGAACTGTCGCCACGGCGCCATGGCCGTGGCTTTGTCCGCACTCTTCTTGCCATGCGGCGCCGCATTCCACGTGTTGCCGAAGGTAGGCGGCGTGGGCCAGAGGAGTCTGCAACCAAGTATAGGGTAAATGATGAGAAATGGCTGCCGCGGGAAAGAGTTCCTGCCGCCAAATTACAAACCAAGGCTCGGGGGAGGATTGGTATGCATATTTCCATGAAAATGCGTGGGCACAGCGACGGGCTTTGCTTTTTGTGGCTTGTCTTGCTCTTGGCATCTTGTAGCGTGATCGCACAACCGAAGGCCCAGTCAACATCTGAGCCGGCATCCTTTCCTGTTGCGCCGATGACATCTAAGTCGGGAACCCTTCCAGTCATTTCCCCGCCTGATCCGGTCATAGGGGGATTGCCGTGGTTGATAATTGCCAAGGATCGATTTATCACGGACTCCGCTGAGATAAAATTTCATATTAGAAATTCTGAAAATCCGCAGAAAAATCTGGAGGATTTCCGCATTGCGATGGAGCAGGCCCGGCGTACTCTGGAGCAAGATAGACGCGACAAAAATATCACAAAGGAGGAGTATGTGAGGGATATGGAAAGCTATCGTCGTTCCATTGATGCGTATCGCGAGTTGCAAAAATAAAACCGGGAAGGTTGGGGTAAAAATATGTTAAACGATCTCATCATTAGTCTGCTTTACCTCTATCTCCCGGGATTTCTGGTGGTTTTGCTGTTGGCATTTCCATCGTCAATGGCGATAGGAAGACTGTCGCCAGTACCCAGGAAGGAATCTTCAATTCTCATCATCGGGCTTAGCTTTTGTGGGTATGTCGTTGGAGTGGTAGCGGGAAACAGCCGATCCCCCATCATTGAGTCACTGTTGACGGCAATGATTGGGCTCATAACGGGGTTGGTTGCTTACGTGCATACCAAGGACAGCATGAAGTCACAAGGATTGCGTACTTTTTCATCGATTGCACTGATCGCGCTGCTGTCGGCAATCCTGCTCGGATTGCTTATCGGAGGTGTGTACAAGAAGAGATTCGAGGTGGCTCAAAAATCCGAGGAGCGCTACGCTATTTATTTCACCCAGTTGGCTATTCCGCTGTGTCTAGAGGAGCAGAAGCGACTGATCGCGGGCGGCGAGTTAAAGACAAATATGTGCGCGGCGGTCGAAGCAGCTTTTACGGAAAACAAGGCAAAATAATTTGTTGATTGATCTTCGTTTGACGAAGGTACGAGGCTATAGGTTACTTACCTTTGGAGGGGATGGAAAATGGCAAACACAAATGATTCAATAAATTGGCCGATTATTTATGTCAGAGGATTTGCTTTCTCGGCGAGTGAGAGAGACGCTACCGCTGCAGATCCATACTGTGGATTCAATGTCGGCTCAACGGTCTACCGAGCGACGGTGGACAAAGAAAAAGCAAAGTCGTTCTTTTTTGAATCTCCATTAGTCCGCCTCGCGTCGGATCATGGTTACAAAGTGCTATATCGTGATGGATTGGAGATCGCAGACCCCGCTTGGACCAGCGGCGCTGAGGGTGAAAGGCGTGCAGCAGAAGGCATTGATCTCGCTTCCATTATTGTTCATCGTTTCTACGACGCTGGCTCAAATCTGAGGGGTGGCGGGAAGTCTTCTTCGATCGTAGATTATGCGAAGGAGCTCGGCATACTAATTGCAAGAGTGCGTGAATTGGTGCGGCCAAAAGCTGAAAAGAGTCTCGCAGGCTACACGGATGAACAATTCAAATGTTATCTTGTGGCTCACTCCATGGGCGGACTGATCGTACGAGCCTTACTGCAGGACCCTGGGAATGATGTCTCCGAAATTGATTTCTCAGGGCAGCGCAGAAAGGTATCTCCTGTTCGAAGCTGCGTAGCCAAGGTTTTTACCTACGCTACGCCCCATAACGGGATTGAGTTTGCTGGGGTAAATGTTCCGGAGTTCTTGAAGGATGTCAGCAACTTCAATAGAGAAAAAATGCAGGCTTATCTGAATAATGCTCCGATCGATGGAAAAGTAAATTATCTCCCTGCAGACATTATTCCGCCTCCATCGCACTGGTTCACCATGGTCGGAACAAATCGGTTGGACTATGACGTCGCGGCAGGACTGTCGCGCACATTCGTAGGACGGGGTAGCGATGGTCTCGTGCGCATCGACAACGCAAAGCTCTGGTATCAGGAGGCAAGGACGGACTCAGCCACACTCAGGGATATGCCTGTTGCGTGCGCGTATGCCTACCGTGCACATTCTGGCCCTTTCGGAATCGTGAACAGTGAAGAGGCATATCAGTGCCTGCGCCGATTTCTTTTCGGAAATTTTCGTGTCGAGCTTTGGCTGGATATTCATGACGTGCGCCTGCCGCTGGATGTGCAGAAGCAGGAGTGGCAAGGGCGGAAAGTGGATGCAATCTATCAGGTGGAATTGGTCGCAGCCCCTCGTGGAAAATCTTGGGCGCTCAGTCGACGCAAATCGGAGGAGGACTCGCCGGCGTGCAGAACATATCAGGAGATCAAGAAAGGTGTTTCGGAGCCCATACATCTTTCAACGGTTTTTCTTATGAATTCGGCAAAGGTTCAACCTGATCGGCCTGGCCTCTCCTACGCCGTCACGCTCGGCATTAAGGTGCCGGACTACGAAGTGGAGCGAGCGTTTTGGCGTGATGGCCACTACGAGGGAGTTTCACTTTTTAATGACTCTCTCATCGTGACCATTTTTGATCCGAAGGCGCATTCCGAAGAGATAAACACAGTTACCAGCGACTGGTTGGTGCGCTACAGCTGGGCGAAGCGGCAGAACAATGCGCGCATTGCGCCCGCAGAACGGGGTAGTGAAAAGGTATTCCCGGTCAACGAAATTTCCAAACCATTTTCTTTAGATATTCCTCTGCATACGGATGACATGCATGGTGGGATTGGCGCGATTAGCGCAACGCTGCGGATGGAGGCGAGGGCGTGGTCGTAGTACGAATGCCATTGACGCGCCACTACAGGTCGGGCTGGAATTCGAGCTATGTGTACAACTGGGTGTCTCTCATGGTGTCATTTGAATAAGGCCGCAAAGTTCGTCTGACTGATATGAATATCAGCGTTAATGTCGCATCCTGAGTGATTGCATAAATTCAAATTGCTATCCGCTATTCATGGCCCAAGCGGTGTTACAGGAGTTGAGGGGGGTGACTTGATTCTTCCTTATTTTCGTCATTTTCTAATTTGACGGACTTCACTTCCATCCAGCTGGTACGGCTATCGGGGAGCACGTCAGTGGCATGAGCCCTGGAAGAGCGCCATGGCGAACCATCGGCTAAGGGTCCGTGGCCCGTACCGGGAACGAGAACGCGAACTCGGTGCCGTGCTCGTGGCTGGACTGCACGACCACCTGCCCGCCGTGCGCCTGCGCGATCGCACGCACGATGAACAGGCCGAGCCCGA comes from the Paracidovorax avenae ATCC 19860 genome and includes:
- a CDS encoding esterase/lipase family protein codes for the protein MANTNDSINWPIIYVRGFAFSASERDATAADPYCGFNVGSTVYRATVDKEKAKSFFFESPLVRLASDHGYKVLYRDGLEIADPAWTSGAEGERRAAEGIDLASIIVHRFYDAGSNLRGGGKSSSIVDYAKELGILIARVRELVRPKAEKSLAGYTDEQFKCYLVAHSMGGLIVRALLQDPGNDVSEIDFSGQRRKVSPVRSCVAKVFTYATPHNGIEFAGVNVPEFLKDVSNFNREKMQAYLNNAPIDGKVNYLPADIIPPPSHWFTMVGTNRLDYDVAAGLSRTFVGRGSDGLVRIDNAKLWYQEARTDSATLRDMPVACAYAYRAHSGPFGIVNSEEAYQCLRRFLFGNFRVELWLDIHDVRLPLDVQKQEWQGRKVDAIYQVELVAAPRGKSWALSRRKSEEDSPACRTYQEIKKGVSEPIHLSTVFLMNSAKVQPDRPGLSYAVTLGIKVPDYEVERAFWRDGHYEGVSLFNDSLIVTIFDPKAHSEEINTVTSDWLVRYSWAKRQNNARIAPAERGSEKVFPVNEISKPFSLDIPLHTDDMHGGIGAISATLRMEARAWS